A segment of the Cohnella algarum genome:
GCCGAACGCGGCGTCGGCATGAGCAATCCGAACAGCGTAACGCCCCGTTCGGCCGCTCCTTACCGCTCGGATTATTACAGCGTGGGAGACAACACGGGAACGACGGCGGGCGGAGGCACTTACGGCGGTTTTGGCCGCGGCGGAGCGAATAGCCGCGCCGGAACGAACGGCCGCGCCGGAACGAACGGCCGCGTCGGCGCGATGAGCGGCGATGCTTCCGACACGCTCAAAAACAAGGTCGGAGATTTGGTTAAAGGGATGTCGCCGACGACGGAAAACGTCTATGTATCGACGAATCCGGACTTTTTCGGCCGGATGGAGCGGATGGCGAACGACTTCCGCAACGGCAATCCGATTCAAGGCATGATTACCGAATTCAATACGCTCGTCGAGCGCATCTTCCCCGAACAATCCGGCATGAACGGAACGTCCCGGGCTCAGACGGCGCCGAACTATATGCACCGCTAAGCGGGGCTTGGGCGGAAATCGAAAGTTGGCCGCGGCAGGGACGAGGGTCCCGCCGCTTTTTATCGTATAAAGGGGGGCAAACTTATGTTGGATTTTATCCAACGGGCGGCGTGAAAAACGAGAAAACTTCGAGATAGAGTGGATTTTATCCAATGAGGAACGGCCATTACGGCCGAAAGGCATGAAACGGTCTCGCCCCGTTGGACAAAATCCAACCAAGCCCGAGGATGTCGTAAAAAAGCCGGTTTAGATTGGACAAAATCCAACGAGGGACGAGGCAAAGCAGAGGAAAGGATGTCGGGGCAGAGCTGCGCCAGGCACGTGAATTTGTTCAGCATCAAAGTAAAAACCTTCTTTCCGCGCCGCCCTCACGGAGGACAACGAAAAAGAAGGCTTGCTGATCAGGAAAGCGGCGAAGGAAGGTCAAATTTTCAGTTCCCCGAGCTTAATCAGCTCGACAACCGCTTGCGAACGCCCTTTTACATTTAATTTCTGCATGACATTCGAAATATGATTCCGCACCGTTTTCTCACTGATAAACAATTGCTGGGCAATGTCGCGAGTCGTTTTGTCCTGCACTAACAGTTCAAAAACTTCGCGTTCCCGATTGGTGAGAAGGAATTTGCTTTTGTGATCGCTGCCTTTCAACGTGTGTCACCCCTCCTTGCCCGGGAATGGAAGTGATTACAAGGTCCAGGGATACAGTCAACTTTATCATATGAAAGCATGCGAACTCTGGTGCGGTAACCCGGTAATTTTGGGCGTACAGCCTCCGGAAAAGCGCCTTAGGCTTTCGTATTATGCAACGTCGCCCTTTATCGAGATACAGCACAATATATGTAGACGACGGAGGGCGCGCAACGTACAAACACCCATTTTTTCGACTTATGTATACCTTGTCCGACAAGAGAATCCGACAGCTTTTTCGGCCAGGCCCGGCTATAATCGACTCATATCGGCGGTTTAATTCACATTGATCACGCGGGGAGGAAGAAACGTGCTGCTTCAAACGCTGGAGAAGGCGCTGCGCGACAAATCCGAGATGTACGGGTTAACGGCGCGGGAGAAGGAAATTTTGAATTATTGGGTTCAGGATCTCGACTACAAGGAAATCGCGCTCAAGCTCGGCATCAGCAAAA
Coding sequences within it:
- a CDS encoding helix-turn-helix domain-containing protein, which produces MKGSDHKSKFLLTNREREVFELLVQDKTTRDIAQQLFISEKTVRNHISNVMQKLNVKGRSQAVVELIKLGELKI
- a CDS encoding YhcN/YlaJ family sporulation lipoprotein: MRKGLAASTLVLSAALALSGCAANQGDLGNKNIRPNNAGNMRGLNNRFANDQANEMNRIHGTQQMNNNVVGLHGNTNMELSDDIANKLAALPEIKSAYVMLTDRNAYVAITEETNGRQRVKGTYRSNNGTGRTKGMGAGMAERGVGMSNPNSVTPRSAAPYRSDYYSVGDNTGTTAGGGTYGGFGRGGANSRAGTNGRAGTNGRVGAMSGDASDTLKNKVGDLVKGMSPTTENVYVSTNPDFFGRMERMANDFRNGNPIQGMITEFNTLVERIFPEQSGMNGTSRAQTAPNYMHR
- a CDS encoding response regulator transcription factor; this translates as MLLQTLEKALRDKSEMYGLTAREKEILNYWVQDLDYKEIALKLGISKNTVKVHISRINLKLQVNSKASLILKLIGA